From Pedobacter indicus, a single genomic window includes:
- the dusB gene encoding tRNA dihydrouridine synthase DusB, whose amino-acid sequence MSVKIGNIDLGEFPLLLAPMEDVSDPPFRFVCKQNGVDMMYTEFISSEGLIRDAAKSKQKLDIFEYERPIGIQIFGSDIDTMREATEIATLAGPDLIDINYGCPVKNVACRGAGASLLQDVDKMTAMTKAVVESTHLPVTVKTRLGWDDNTKNVYEVAERLQDVGIQALSIHGRTRSQMYKGQADWTMIRDIKRNPRIEIPIFGNGDVDSIEKAAAWRMEYEVDGIMIGRASIGYPWIFREIKHFFETGERLEGPTITERVETCRIHLQKSIEWKGPKTGIFEMRRHYANYFKGIPHFKEYRMKLVKLDNVADIEEVLDEIESNFANLEVIY is encoded by the coding sequence ATGTCTGTTAAGATTGGAAATATAGATTTAGGAGAATTTCCGTTGCTTTTAGCACCGATGGAAGATGTCAGCGATCCGCCTTTTCGTTTTGTTTGCAAGCAGAACGGGGTGGACATGATGTATACCGAATTTATATCTTCCGAAGGCTTAATTCGTGATGCCGCGAAGAGTAAGCAGAAATTGGATATCTTTGAGTATGAGCGGCCAATAGGCATTCAGATCTTCGGAAGTGACATTGACACCATGCGCGAAGCAACGGAGATCGCTACCCTGGCCGGTCCTGATCTGATTGATATTAACTACGGTTGCCCGGTAAAGAATGTTGCCTGTCGCGGTGCCGGCGCCAGTTTGCTTCAGGACGTCGATAAAATGACCGCGATGACCAAGGCCGTGGTTGAATCGACCCATCTGCCCGTTACCGTAAAGACACGTTTAGGCTGGGACGATAACACGAAAAACGTCTATGAAGTAGCCGAGCGATTGCAAGACGTAGGTATCCAGGCTTTGAGTATCCACGGCCGTACCCGTTCACAAATGTATAAAGGGCAGGCTGACTGGACGATGATCCGCGATATAAAGCGCAACCCGCGTATTGAAATCCCAATTTTTGGTAATGGTGATGTCGATAGCATCGAAAAGGCTGCAGCCTGGCGAATGGAATATGAAGTCGACGGAATTATGATTGGCCGTGCTTCTATCGGCTATCCGTGGATATTCCGTGAGATTAAACACTTCTTTGAGACTGGCGAACGCCTTGAAGGGCCAACCATTACCGAGCGCGTCGAAACCTGTCGCATCCACCTTCAGAAATCCATCGAATGGAAAGGGCCTAAAACCGGTATTTTCGAGATGCGCAGACATTATGCGAATTATTTCAAGGGCATACCTCACTTCAAGGAATACAGGATGAAGCTTGTAAAGCTTGATAACGTAGCTGATATAGAGGAAGTTTTAGACGAGATCGAGTCGAATTTTGCGAATTTGGAAGTCATTTATTAA
- a CDS encoding CPBP family intramembrane glutamic endopeptidase has protein sequence MAQIYENQRAFHYKYPENHPIVSLIYLLLFVIVGAFVFSLLGMGIGFAMHGMDIMRDLPEIMSGSSQEGVLFLKIFQMVSSIGVFVVPSLLLRGFERRRSFYYDFSGPKVRNLIWLTIGIMLAAGPVIEVSGYLNQQMKLPESLANMEAWMEAKELEMKTITEKMLVGTSFSDLLLNLLVVAVVPAIGEELLFRGSLQPILTRWFKNYHVAIWVTAIIFSAIHVQFYGFIPRLLMGAAFGYLFYWSKSIWLPILAHFLNNGTAVVLYFIGQKQGKSFDEISEPDMSYWPVSIIAAGVLIYLFILFKKMSKAEKVTHESMAQQR, from the coding sequence ATGGCGCAAATTTACGAAAACCAAAGGGCTTTTCATTACAAATATCCTGAAAATCACCCGATAGTATCGCTGATCTACCTCCTGCTCTTTGTTATTGTGGGGGCTTTTGTGTTCTCCTTGCTGGGAATGGGGATCGGTTTTGCGATGCATGGAATGGATATTATGAGAGATCTTCCGGAAATTATGAGCGGGAGCTCTCAGGAAGGCGTCTTATTTTTGAAGATCTTTCAGATGGTTTCCAGCATTGGTGTTTTTGTTGTGCCCAGTCTGTTGTTGCGCGGTTTTGAACGGAGACGGTCTTTTTATTATGACTTTTCAGGGCCGAAGGTTCGGAATTTAATCTGGCTGACAATCGGAATTATGCTTGCAGCGGGACCGGTTATCGAGGTTTCAGGGTACCTGAACCAACAAATGAAATTACCTGAGAGCCTGGCTAATATGGAAGCTTGGATGGAGGCGAAGGAGCTGGAAATGAAAACAATTACCGAGAAAATGCTTGTCGGCACCAGCTTTTCAGATCTGCTATTGAACCTGCTTGTCGTTGCGGTGGTTCCCGCTATTGGGGAGGAGCTTTTATTTAGAGGATCTTTGCAGCCAATACTAACGCGTTGGTTCAAAAATTATCATGTAGCGATATGGGTAACAGCGATTATATTCAGCGCGATTCATGTGCAGTTCTATGGCTTTATACCGCGACTATTGATGGGAGCCGCCTTCGGTTATTTATTTTATTGGTCGAAAAGCATCTGGTTGCCTATCTTAGCACACTTTTTAAATAATGGGACGGCCGTTGTGCTTTATTTTATCGGGCAAAAGCAGGGGAAGTCATTCGATGAGATCAGTGAACCGGATATGTCGTACTGGCCGGTTTCGATCATCGCTGCAGGGGTTTTGATTTACTTATTTATTTTATTTAAGAAGATGTCGAAGGCTGAAAAAGTAACTCATGAATCTATGGCTCAGCAGCGGTAA
- a CDS encoding N-acetylmuramoyl-L-alanine amidase has protein sequence MKKSANLLIFGYILLLLVSSCAAKKNRYAETNKVHTQHVEEAAETIKKPLPPPQLPPPATSPSPEVFVADAEGKRSDLDWVGTVNFDMRRPSYVIIHHTAQESLEQTVRTFTLEHAQVSAHYVIGRDGRTVQMLNDYLRAWHAGASRWGKVTDMNSQSIGIELDNNGREPFTNVQINSLLRLLDTLKTNYRIPKENFIGHSDIAPTRKQDPSVHFPWKTLADHGFGLWYENPLPNPPADFNPFMALQIIGYDTRNINAAIVAFKRHYIQSDISPELTPFDRRVLYSIYLQQN, from the coding sequence ATGAAGAAGAGCGCGAATCTATTAATTTTTGGATATATTTTATTATTGTTGGTTAGTTCTTGTGCTGCAAAGAAGAATCGATATGCTGAAACCAATAAAGTTCACACCCAACATGTAGAAGAGGCTGCGGAGACCATTAAGAAACCCCTGCCTCCACCACAGCTGCCTCCTCCGGCAACCTCGCCATCACCAGAAGTATTTGTTGCGGATGCAGAAGGCAAGCGTAGTGATCTAGACTGGGTAGGAACTGTTAATTTCGATATGCGTCGCCCAAGCTACGTTATTATCCATCATACAGCTCAGGAAAGTTTGGAGCAGACGGTACGTACCTTTACGTTGGAGCACGCGCAGGTGAGCGCACATTATGTAATCGGTCGCGATGGCCGTACCGTCCAAATGCTCAACGATTATTTAAGAGCCTGGCACGCTGGTGCATCCAGATGGGGTAAGGTGACTGACATGAACTCACAATCTATCGGTATCGAATTAGATAACAACGGTAGAGAACCATTTACCAATGTGCAGATTAACAGCCTTCTCCGTTTATTAGATACATTAAAAACAAACTATCGGATTCCCAAAGAAAATTTTATCGGTCATTCCGATATAGCTCCCACAAGAAAACAGGATCCGAGTGTTCATTTTCCTTGGAAGACTTTGGCCGATCATGGTTTTGGATTATGGTATGAGAATCCGTTGCCTAATCCACCTGCTGATTTTAATCCCTTTATGGCGCTGCAGATCATCGGTTATGATACCCGCAATATTAACGCAGCAATCGTAGCCTTCAAAAGGCATTATATCCAGTCTGATATTAGTCCAGAATTAACACCTTTTGATCGGCGTGTTCTTTACAGTATTTATTTACAGCAAAACTAA
- a CDS encoding glutamine--tRNA ligase/YqeY domain fusion protein, whose translation MNEEKSLNFIEEIIEADLKSDKHGGRVLTRFPPEPNGYLHIGHAKSICLNFSLADKYNGKTNLRFDDTNPLAEDVEYVDSIKYDIKWLGFEWDKELYTSDYFGKLYDFAVVLVNKGLAYVDESSPEEIAKAKGTPTEPGVPTPARSRSVEENLRIFEEMRAGKYQDGEWVLRAKIDLASPNMHMRDPLLYRIKHAHHHRTGNEWCIYPMYDFAHGQSDSIEEITHSICTLEFVPHRPLYDWLIENIGIYESKQYEFARLNMTYTVMSKRRLLQLVNDKLVDGWDDPRMPTISGLRRRGYTPASIRDFCERIGVAKRENKIDFSLLEFCVREDLNKTAWRRMAVLDPIKLIITNYPEGKEEILIGENNPEVEGGEGQREIPFSRELWIEREDFMENAPRKFFRLGPGKQVRLKHAYIVQCDDFKKDEQGNITEIYCSYIPESKSGEDTSGLKVKGTIHWVSVPHAKEAEVRLYDRLFQVEDPAAEVDFKSTINPDSLKIINAYIEPDLLNAEAGKGYQFIRKGYFTLDKLSTADKLVFNRTVGLRDNWAKKN comes from the coding sequence ATGAATGAAGAGAAATCACTCAATTTTATTGAGGAAATAATAGAAGCGGACTTGAAGAGCGATAAACACGGTGGACGTGTGTTAACTCGTTTTCCACCAGAGCCTAACGGCTATCTCCATATTGGGCATGCCAAGTCGATTTGCTTGAATTTTAGTTTGGCAGATAAATACAATGGTAAAACGAATCTACGCTTTGACGATACAAACCCATTGGCAGAGGATGTAGAGTACGTGGATAGCATCAAGTATGATATTAAATGGCTCGGGTTCGAATGGGACAAGGAGCTTTATACATCTGATTATTTTGGCAAGCTTTATGACTTTGCCGTTGTATTGGTTAACAAAGGACTGGCTTATGTAGACGAAAGTAGTCCTGAGGAAATAGCAAAAGCAAAGGGGACTCCAACTGAACCGGGTGTTCCGACACCGGCCAGGAGCAGAAGCGTAGAAGAAAACCTGCGGATATTCGAGGAAATGCGTGCAGGGAAGTATCAGGACGGCGAATGGGTTCTTCGTGCAAAAATCGATCTGGCGAGCCCGAATATGCATATGCGAGATCCTCTACTTTATCGGATTAAACATGCACATCATCACCGTACTGGCAATGAATGGTGCATTTACCCAATGTACGATTTTGCCCATGGTCAAAGTGATTCTATCGAAGAGATTACTCATTCTATTTGCACATTGGAATTTGTTCCGCACCGACCGCTGTATGACTGGCTAATTGAGAATATCGGCATCTATGAGTCGAAACAATATGAATTTGCTCGTCTGAACATGACGTACACGGTCATGAGCAAGCGTAGATTGTTACAACTGGTGAACGATAAGCTTGTAGATGGCTGGGATGATCCGCGAATGCCAACCATAAGTGGCTTAAGACGACGAGGCTATACACCAGCCAGTATCCGTGATTTCTGCGAGCGTATCGGTGTTGCAAAAAGGGAGAATAAGATTGATTTCAGCTTGTTGGAATTCTGCGTGCGTGAAGATTTGAACAAAACAGCATGGCGCAGAATGGCGGTGCTGGACCCGATAAAGTTAATTATTACCAACTACCCGGAAGGGAAGGAAGAGATACTGATTGGTGAGAACAATCCCGAAGTGGAAGGTGGCGAAGGGCAACGTGAAATACCGTTTAGTAGAGAGCTATGGATTGAACGTGAAGACTTTATGGAGAATGCTCCGCGAAAGTTTTTCCGTTTGGGGCCAGGTAAACAGGTTCGTCTAAAACATGCCTATATTGTTCAATGTGATGACTTTAAGAAGGACGAACAAGGTAATATTACAGAAATTTACTGTAGCTATATCCCTGAATCTAAGAGTGGGGAAGATACGAGTGGGTTGAAGGTGAAGGGTACCATCCACTGGGTGAGTGTACCACACGCCAAAGAAGCAGAGGTTCGGTTGTATGATCGGCTTTTTCAAGTGGAAGACCCTGCTGCAGAAGTTGATTTTAAGTCGACTATAAATCCGGACAGTTTAAAGATTATCAATGCTTATATTGAGCCCGACCTACTGAATGCTGAAGCTGGTAAAGGCTATCAGTTTATCCGGAAAGGGTACTTTACATTGGACAAACTCAGCACTGCGGACAAATTGGTTTTTAACCGTACGGTGGGACTACGAGACAATTGGGCGAAAAAAAACTAG
- a CDS encoding putative signal transducing protein yields MEKDWKKVYTGSNFYKIELIRQVLEDRDIHAVVLNKQDSSYKFGQIELYVHESNVEGAKEIIEEMSEIED; encoded by the coding sequence ATGGAAAAAGACTGGAAAAAGGTGTATACGGGTTCGAATTTTTACAAAATCGAACTGATCAGACAAGTATTGGAAGACCGTGATATTCATGCTGTCGTACTCAATAAGCAGGATTCTTCTTATAAATTTGGCCAGATTGAACTGTACGTTCACGAAAGCAACGTAGAGGGCGCAAAGGAGATTATTGAAGAAATGTCGGAAATTGAAGATTGA
- a CDS encoding DUF3820 family protein: protein MNSELLIALVQTRMPYGKYKDRLICDLPEHYLVWYHEKGFPAGKLGGLIATMYEIKLNGLEYLLKPLRK from the coding sequence ATGAATTCAGAACTTTTAATAGCTCTTGTCCAAACCCGTATGCCTTACGGCAAATACAAAGATCGCCTGATATGTGATCTCCCAGAGCATTATTTGGTTTGGTATCATGAGAAAGGCTTTCCTGCCGGAAAACTTGGTGGACTCATAGCTACCATGTATGAAATAAAACTAAATGGTTTGGAGTATTTACTAAAGCCTTTGCGGAAGTAG
- the mfd gene encoding transcription-repair coupling factor, with protein MNISTILDQFKSSAKVGELVNALQASKPKIALKGLIGSADAMVAISAYQLQERPFIFILPDHEEASFFLSDLENILDRATLFFPSSYRKSYDFTQLDSAQVLQRAETLNALNQKSDSPKLVVTYPEALAEKVINRRDLDKNTLEIRQDTQLNIDFINEFLIEYDFERVDFVYEPGQFAIRGGIVDIFSFSNDHPYRIEFFGDTIESIRTFDIESQLSVSKINHVTILPNVQAKFLTESNISLLEYIDEDSVIWFKDVQFTLDILKAGYKKAVALWQALSAEEKEHNPEWIDPKYNFTTDAILADQVQEFPIVEFGKQFFYRADAQVDFDQRPQPSFNKDFNLLIHHLKEGEKAKFETYIFSDSGKQIERLLTIIEDIDSSVSFTPIHLALRQGFSDETLKIMAYTDHQIFDRYYKYKLNKGYSRSQAITLKDLRDLKAGDFITHIDHGVGKYAGLEKIEVNGKVQEMIRLVYADNDLLYVNINSLNRISKYSGKEGTVPKMNKLGTDTWEKLKRTTKKKVKDIARDLIKLYAKRKAETGNSFSPDTYLQTELEASFIYEDTPDQEKATLDVKKDMESPHPMDRLVCGDVGFGKTEIAVRAAFKAVADSKQVAILVPTTILASQHHRTFTERLKGFPVTIDYINRFKTSKQIKETLAKLKEGKIDIIIGTHRLVSKDVKFKDLGLLIIDEEQKFGVSVKEKLKQLRANVDTLTLTATPIPRTLHFSLMGARDLSIISTPPPNRIPVQTELHVFNETLIKEAVAYEIDRGGQVFFIHNRVNDLEQLGAMIKKLVPHARVGIAHGQLEGDQLEDVMLKFINHDYDVLVATTIIEAGLDISNANTIIINHAHMFGLSDLHQMRGRVGRSNKKAFCYLLSPPLSTLTSEARKRLSAIEEFSDLGSGFNVAMRDLDIRGSGNLLGAEQSGFIAEIGFEMYHKILDEAIQELKDEEFSGLFTDEKPREFVSFTQVDTDLEVHIPSDYVTNITERYNLYSQLSTLENEQQLQSFKKELIDRFGPLPIEVNELFNTLRLQWYGKKIGFEKVSYKKDVLRGYFVSDKQSPYFESDQFGLVLDFVQRNPSICNLKEVKGTLRIGFDRIYDIRQAIDILKELAGA; from the coding sequence GTGAATATCTCTACTATATTAGATCAGTTTAAAAGCAGCGCCAAGGTTGGAGAGTTGGTAAATGCTTTACAGGCAAGCAAGCCAAAGATTGCCCTTAAAGGGCTAATCGGGTCTGCTGATGCCATGGTGGCTATTAGTGCCTATCAATTACAAGAAAGACCTTTTATTTTTATTCTCCCCGATCACGAAGAAGCCTCTTTTTTTCTTAGTGACCTCGAAAATATCCTAGACCGGGCCACGCTCTTTTTCCCCTCATCCTATCGCAAATCCTATGATTTTACTCAGCTGGATAGTGCCCAGGTTTTGCAAAGAGCAGAAACTCTTAATGCACTGAATCAGAAGAGCGACAGCCCGAAACTTGTTGTCACCTATCCAGAAGCACTCGCAGAAAAGGTAATCAACCGGCGTGATCTGGATAAAAACACCTTGGAGATCAGGCAAGATACCCAGCTGAACATCGATTTTATTAATGAGTTTCTTATTGAGTATGATTTTGAGCGGGTAGATTTTGTATACGAACCCGGTCAGTTTGCCATTCGTGGTGGAATCGTCGACATCTTTTCTTTTTCGAATGATCATCCCTATCGGATTGAGTTTTTTGGAGACACCATTGAAAGCATAAGAACCTTCGATATCGAAAGCCAACTTTCGGTCAGTAAGATCAATCATGTAACGATATTGCCCAATGTACAAGCTAAATTTCTGACCGAAAGCAATATTTCCTTGTTGGAGTACATTGACGAAGATTCGGTTATTTGGTTCAAAGACGTCCAATTTACCTTAGACATCCTCAAGGCAGGTTATAAAAAAGCAGTGGCACTATGGCAAGCCTTATCCGCAGAAGAGAAAGAACATAATCCCGAGTGGATTGACCCAAAATACAACTTTACCACCGATGCTATCCTCGCTGATCAAGTACAAGAGTTCCCGATTGTCGAGTTTGGCAAACAATTTTTTTATCGTGCCGATGCGCAGGTCGATTTTGATCAGCGGCCACAACCCTCTTTCAATAAAGATTTCAATTTGTTAATTCATCACCTGAAAGAGGGAGAAAAAGCTAAATTTGAAACCTACATATTCAGTGATTCAGGGAAGCAGATCGAGCGCTTATTGACTATTATCGAGGATATCGATTCGTCAGTTTCCTTCACACCTATCCATTTGGCACTACGTCAAGGATTCTCCGACGAAACGCTGAAGATCATGGCCTATACCGATCATCAGATTTTTGATCGTTATTATAAATACAAACTCAATAAAGGCTATTCCCGATCCCAAGCCATTACACTAAAGGATCTTCGTGATCTGAAAGCGGGTGACTTTATCACCCACATCGATCATGGAGTGGGAAAATATGCCGGTTTGGAAAAGATCGAAGTGAATGGCAAAGTGCAGGAAATGATCCGTTTAGTCTACGCCGACAATGACCTGCTCTACGTCAACATCAACTCCCTAAACCGCATTTCCAAGTATTCCGGTAAGGAGGGCACCGTTCCCAAAATGAACAAGTTGGGTACCGACACTTGGGAGAAGCTTAAACGGACAACCAAAAAAAAAGTTAAGGACATTGCCCGCGACCTGATCAAGCTCTACGCCAAGCGGAAAGCTGAAACCGGTAATTCCTTTTCTCCAGATACCTACCTGCAAACCGAGCTCGAAGCGTCTTTTATCTATGAAGATACACCTGATCAGGAAAAAGCAACCCTTGATGTCAAAAAAGACATGGAGTCACCACACCCCATGGATCGTCTGGTATGCGGTGATGTCGGCTTCGGTAAAACCGAAATTGCGGTTCGCGCTGCCTTTAAAGCTGTCGCTGACAGTAAGCAGGTGGCCATTTTGGTGCCGACCACCATTCTCGCCTCGCAGCATCATCGTACATTTACTGAGCGACTGAAAGGGTTTCCCGTAACCATCGACTATATCAACCGTTTTAAAACCTCTAAGCAGATCAAAGAAACCCTGGCCAAACTCAAGGAAGGTAAAATCGATATCATCATCGGCACCCATCGTCTGGTCAGCAAAGATGTAAAGTTCAAAGATTTGGGCTTGCTGATTATTGATGAAGAGCAGAAATTTGGCGTGTCGGTGAAGGAAAAGTTAAAACAGTTACGGGCAAATGTCGACACGCTGACCCTGACAGCAACCCCGATTCCCCGAACCTTACATTTCTCCTTGATGGGTGCGCGTGATCTGAGCATCATCAGCACACCACCACCCAACCGGATCCCTGTACAAACTGAACTGCATGTTTTCAACGAAACGTTGATTAAAGAAGCAGTGGCTTATGAAATTGATCGGGGCGGACAGGTATTCTTTATTCACAATCGGGTCAATGATCTGGAGCAACTCGGTGCCATGATCAAAAAGTTGGTTCCTCATGCTCGTGTCGGCATCGCTCACGGACAGCTAGAGGGTGATCAGCTCGAAGACGTTATGTTGAAATTCATTAACCACGACTACGATGTCCTGGTAGCTACCACCATTATCGAAGCCGGACTGGATATCTCCAATGCCAATACGATAATAATCAATCACGCTCACATGTTTGGCTTAAGCGATCTGCACCAGATGCGTGGTCGCGTTGGTCGCTCCAATAAAAAAGCCTTCTGTTATTTGTTGAGCCCACCATTATCCACACTAACCAGCGAAGCGCGTAAACGGTTGAGTGCCATTGAGGAATTCTCTGATTTGGGCAGCGGGTTCAATGTCGCCATGCGTGACCTCGATATCCGGGGGAGCGGCAACCTACTTGGTGCAGAGCAGAGCGGATTTATAGCTGAGATCGGCTTCGAGATGTATCATAAGATACTCGATGAAGCAATCCAAGAGTTAAAGGATGAAGAATTCAGCGGATTGTTTACCGATGAGAAGCCACGTGAATTTGTTTCTTTCACACAAGTAGATACCGATCTGGAAGTGCATATCCCGAGTGATTATGTCACTAACATTACCGAGCGTTACAACCTCTACTCACAGCTTTCCACTTTAGAGAACGAACAGCAGTTGCAGTCGTTTAAGAAAGAACTGATAGACCGCTTTGGTCCCCTACCCATTGAGGTCAACGAGCTTTTCAATACCCTTAGGCTACAATGGTACGGCAAGAAGATCGGTTTTGAGAAAGTATCATACAAGAAGGATGTTTTAAGAGGGTACTTCGTCAGTGACAAGCAATCACCTTATTTCGAAAGTGACCAGTTCGGATTGGTACTCGACTTTGTACAACGCAATCCATCGATCTGCAATTTAAAAGAAGTCAAAGGAACCCTGCGCATCGGTTTTGACCGTATTTATGATATCAGGCAGGCGATCGACATTTTAAAAGAGCTCGCCGGCGCATGA
- a CDS encoding DUF2461 domain-containing protein — protein MKVPPSTFTFLKDLAKNNNREWFNKHKESRYEPERALFIDFSESIRDGLADMDSRIPRDLPASKFVYRIYRDIRFSKDKSPYKGYFSAAYSSEGRVTDIPGYYLHIQPGSSFMTSGLWHPKKDKLAAVRQEIDYSSERFRSIVENTDFKKYLTLDQEDKLKRAPAGYAIDDPNIEYLRLKSFTATAAFSDEELTRVDADKLVLERCRLMQPFLHFLHEALEEVE, from the coding sequence ATGAAAGTACCTCCAAGTACCTTTACGTTTCTAAAAGACCTCGCTAAAAACAACAACCGGGAATGGTTTAACAAACATAAGGAAAGCCGCTATGAGCCTGAACGTGCCTTGTTCATTGATTTTTCCGAGAGCATTCGTGATGGTTTAGCTGACATGGATAGTCGCATTCCCCGTGATTTACCTGCTTCTAAATTCGTTTACAGAATCTATCGGGACATCCGGTTCAGTAAGGATAAATCTCCTTACAAAGGTTATTTTTCAGCAGCTTACTCTTCGGAAGGGCGGGTGACTGATATTCCGGGTTATTATCTCCATATCCAACCGGGAAGCAGTTTTATGACATCAGGTTTATGGCATCCTAAGAAGGACAAATTAGCAGCTGTGCGACAGGAGATTGATTATAGTAGTGAGCGATTTCGTTCGATTGTAGAGAATACAGATTTCAAGAAATATTTAACGTTGGATCAAGAAGATAAACTAAAACGCGCTCCTGCGGGCTATGCGATCGATGATCCGAATATTGAGTACTTGCGACTGAAAAGCTTTACCGCTACAGCAGCTTTCTCTGACGAAGAACTAACACGAGTAGATGCGGATAAATTGGTGTTGGAAAGATGTCGACTAATGCAGCCATTTTTACATTTTCTGCACGAAGCGTTGGAGGAAGTGGAGTAA
- a CDS encoding phosphatidate cytidylyltransferase produces the protein MKTRAITGVVFVIVLVASLLLGPWMFSIFFALIALFSLNEFYGIINDNSENVSVNRVVGLLLGAALFGGLVLYQMTVTSISALLFSIPFMTLVFWTELFRKTGNPFGNIAFSFLGIIYAVVPFAFFYLLGFIDGSYNYQYPLGFLIMLWASDTGAYLAGRTFGKTKLFERHSPKKTWEGSIGGLVISLLAAFILSRYFVGLETWQWMVVSAIIVVFGTYGDLTESMLKRSYNIKDSGNILPGHGGFLDRFDGLLLSAPLVYLFLVWVG, from the coding sequence ATGAAAACCAGAGCGATTACCGGGGTTGTATTTGTTATTGTATTGGTGGCTTCGCTCCTGCTGGGGCCTTGGATGTTTTCGATCTTTTTTGCACTGATCGCGCTCTTCAGTCTGAATGAATTTTATGGTATCATTAATGACAATTCTGAGAATGTAAGCGTTAACCGGGTCGTGGGACTGCTTCTGGGCGCAGCACTGTTTGGCGGGCTGGTTTTGTATCAAATGACCGTCACTAGCATTTCCGCTCTTCTGTTTTCTATTCCCTTTATGACCTTGGTCTTCTGGACTGAGCTCTTTCGTAAGACGGGGAATCCTTTTGGGAACATCGCCTTCAGCTTTCTGGGCATTATCTACGCGGTAGTTCCTTTTGCCTTCTTTTACCTACTCGGATTTATTGACGGATCCTATAACTATCAATATCCGTTGGGGTTTTTGATTATGCTGTGGGCAAGTGATACGGGTGCCTACCTGGCTGGTCGGACTTTCGGCAAGACGAAATTGTTTGAGAGGCATTCGCCAAAAAAGACTTGGGAGGGAAGTATTGGCGGCTTAGTGATCAGCTTATTAGCCGCATTTATCCTTTCACGCTATTTCGTGGGCTTGGAAACCTGGCAATGGATGGTGGTCTCGGCGATTATTGTGGTCTTTGGCACCTACGGCGATTTGACGGAATCGATGCTGAAACGCAGTTATAATATTAAGGACTCAGGGAATATCTTACCCGGGCATGGTGGTTTTCTGGATCGTTTTGATGGTTTGCTGCTATCAGCGCCACTGGTGTATTTGTTTTTGGTATGGGTGGGGTGA